In Nematostella vectensis chromosome 2, jaNemVect1.1, whole genome shotgun sequence, one genomic interval encodes:
- the LOC116616079 gene encoding LOW QUALITY PROTEIN: cholecystokinin receptor (The sequence of the model RefSeq protein was modified relative to this genomic sequence to represent the inferred CDS: substituted 1 base at 1 genomic stop codon) — protein MSCNTTYTPLQQYTETEPIRILRLAIFAIIVTVSLLGNCAVVLIVYIKKRLKTLTNILIFNLAVAELTNTLCLPLVQTYLELKSWPFGQVLCHVLIPLQTLAGIVVTSTVAVIAVYRCRVLFRPVATITQPRSVAVAVLSCLWLSAFVLVLPSFLQSXLVSHPQSNTTAWCLLLFPGDALADYPTPRVQLYTVVTFTFNYALPACVMIASYGIVILNYRKRNRVFQRANMFANENETEITDIRYNSRGNEGQRLSLSQQHDHTSSSPNKDEQRELNVLKMCYAIVGVFLVCYFPYQVFFLLEYFKVVSWMNWEYFDITRSYVYMVTCLPSALHPVLYVFMTKSFVC, from the coding sequence ATGAGTTGTAACACTACATATACCCCGTTACAACAGTACACGGAAACCGAGCCCATACGAATACTCCGCCTTGCCATCTTTGCCATAATCGTAACGGTCTCGTTGTTGGGCAATTGTGCGGTTGTTCTGATTGTGTACATAAAAAAGCGCCTGAAGACCTTAACAAACATTCTGATCTTCAACCTGGCCGTAGCAGAGCTGACCAATACGCTATGCTTGCCGCTAGTACAGACCTATCTTGAGCTTAAGTCTTGGCCATTTGGACAAGTTCTGTGCCACGTTCTCATACCGTTACAGACGCTTGCTGGCATAGTGGTGACGAGTACAGTTGCCGTGATAGCTGTGTACAGGTGTAGGGTCTTGTTTCGTCCAGTTGCAACAATCACCCAGCCTCGAAGTGTGGCGGTCGCTGTCTTATCTTGCTTGTGGTTGAGCGCGTTCGTGTTGGTCCTACCCAGCTTCCTGCAGAGCTAACTAGTAAGTCATCCGCAAAGTAACACCACGGCATGGTGTCTATTGCTTTTCCCCGGAGACGCTCTCGCCGATTACCCGACACCTCGGGTACAATTATACACCGTTGTCACATTCACGTTCAATTACGCGCTACCTGCGTGCGTGATGATTGCTTCGTACGGAATAGTCATCCTTAATTACCGCAAGCGCAATCGAGTCTTCCAAAGAGCGAACATGTTCGCGAATGAGAATGAAACGGAAATAACGGACATACGATACAATTCACGCGGCAATGAAGGTCAACGGCTCTCCCTGTCTCAACAGCACGACCACACAAGCTCCAGCCCCAACAAAGACGAACAACGCGAACTCAACGTGCTTAAGATGTGTTACGCGATTGTCGGAGTATTTTTGGTGTGCTATTTTCCGTATCAAGTGTTTTTTCTCTTGGAGTATTTCAAGGTTGTTTCTTGGATGAACTGGGAGTACTTCGACATCACGCGGTCGTACGTCTACATGGTCACTTGCCTTCCGAGCGCGCTCCACCCTGTCTTATACGTGTTCATGACCAAGTCCTTTGTTTGCTAA
- the LOC5509068 gene encoding cholinesterase 1, whose protein sequence is MEATQASKQRSMLKTRTVFYLSVVVCLLCLTDGSTAEAQSVTANTKYGEIKGSVVSYANSNGRVKSLKTFVGVPYASPPLGKLRFVPPRPPKSWSPRIYEATRYGNVCLQDTSKRILSSIKTLIPGIADPAAMLSEDCLYLNIVEPGEPPISDKYPVMVYIPGQDYSSGTSLDSLGHALALKEVVVVSIQYRLGPFGFLTSEKGESVQGNQGLLDQVQALKWVKENIENFNGDPSQVTIFGHGAGGSSVALHIISPLSKGLFHNAISMSGAALVPWATCGKDSLISNTNALAHNVGCQSPDMVTCLQSVDPWLILNASKTLHLNRTQQISDFNFRWCPVVDGRFLPEEPIALLRTGRFARVPYIAGLAANEYADLLKSNLRRLYGITQLTHGINASIFGHFTQRFAQNIQPSKRYGGLLADAMGFEYYPWPRYPAHNINPGLLQKAIDFGSDFYFSAPVQSALIMHNVFARTYMYVFDHCSAAESWRGAAHADDLRFLFRNSTQASHKEELDISQAMVTLWTNFAKYGNPTPFGPVYGSLWNEFNRSDQVYLSIGGPKGVLSMGKNYHGSRTAFWNYFYPKLMNESPECEVMPQENNGDKAVLSKVYFAMMCSIPFLTRFT, encoded by the coding sequence ATGGAAGCGACGCAAGCGAGCAAGCAAAGATCGATGTTAAAAACCAGGACCGTGTTCTACTTGAGTGTGGTCGTTTGCCTGCTCTGTTTAACAGATGGGTCAACAGCGGAAGCTCAATCTGTGACAGCGAACACAAAGTATGGAGAGATTAAAGGTTCAGTCGTCTCATATGCAAACAGTAATGGTCGTGTAAAGTCGCTAAAGACCTTTGTCGGAGTTCCATACGCCTCCCCTCCGCTTGGGAAGCTACGATTTGTACCGCCTCGACCTCCGAAGAGCTGGAGTCCGAGAATATACGAAGCTACCCGGTATGGCAATGTTTGTTTACAAGACACTAGCAAACGAATATTATCTAGCATCAAAACCCTCATTCCCGGCATAGCTGACCCCGCTGCTATGCTATCGGAAGATTGTTTATATCTTAATATCGTAGAGCCGGGGGAGCCCCCGATATCAGATAAGTACCCCGTGATGGTCTATATACCCGGTCAGGACTATTCCTCCGGTACATCCCTAGATTCGCTAGGTCACGCCTTGGCTTTGAAGGAAGTCGTAGTGGTTTCAATACAGTACCGACTTGGACCCTTTGGCTTTCTGACAAGTGAAAAAGGAGAATCGGTTCAAGGGAATCAAGGACTTTTGGATCAGGTTCAGGCATTGAAATGGGTCAAAGAAAACATCGAGAATTTTAACGGGGATCCTAGCCAAGTAACGATATTCGGTCACGGTGCTGGTGGATCGAGTGTTGCGTTACATATCATCTCTCCCTTGTCAAAAGGCCTTTTTCACAATGCCATTTCTATGAGCGGTGCAGCTCTCGTcccttgggctacctgtggcaaGGACTCACtgatatcgaatacaaatgcGCTTGCGCACAACGTAGGCTGTCAATCACCTGACATGGTCACGTGTCTACAGAGTGTCGATCCATGGCTGATACTTAACGCGAGCAAAACGCTACACTTGAACCGGACACAGCAAATTTCGGATTTCAACTTCCGGTGGTGCCCAGTTGTCGACGGCCGCTTCTTACCGGAGGAGCCTATTGCGCTGTTGCGCACGGGCAGATTCGCGCGAGTGCCTTATATAGCAGGCTTGGCCGCTAATGAGTACGCGGACTTGTTGAAGAGTAACCTTAGGCGACTGTACGGAATCACCCAACTCACACACGGCATAAACGCCTCCATCTTTGGTCATTTCACTCAGCGATTCGCACAGAACATACAACCAAGCAAACGCTACGGTGGATTACTGGCTGATGCCATGGGGTTTGAATACTATCCATGGCCTAGGTATCCGGCCCATAATATAAACCCTGGCTTGCTACAAAAAGCCATCGACTTCGGCTCGGATTTCTACTTTTCCGCGCCAGTGCAGTCTGCGCTGATCATGCACAACGTGTTCGCACGCACCTATATGTACGTATTCGACCATTGCTCCGCCGCGGAGAGCTGGAGAGGAGCTGCGCACGCAGACGATCTGAGGTTCCTATTCAGAAACTCGACACAGGCATCCCACAAAGAGGAACTCGACATAAGTCAAGCTATGGTAACCCTGTGGACAAATTTTGCCAAATATGGCAACCCAACCCCGTTTGGACCTGTTTATGGGTCTCTGTGGAACGAGTTTAACCGGTCAGACCAGGTTTATCTGAGTATTGGGGGGCCGAAGGGGGTCTTGAGCATGGGTAAGAATTACCACGGTAGCCGTACCGCCTTCTGGAATTACTTTTACCCGAAGTTAATGAACGAAAGTCCAGAATGCGAAGTGATGCCTcaagaaaacaatggcgaTAAAGCAGTACTTTCCAAGGTTTATTTTGCTATGATGTGTTCCATTCCGTTCCTTACTCGGTTTACATGA